The following proteins are co-located in the Calliphora vicina chromosome 2, idCalVici1.1, whole genome shotgun sequence genome:
- the shv gene encoding dnaJ homolog shv, whose protein sequence is MRIIAVVLLIQIAVCLLDSALAGRDFYKILNVRKSATTNEIKKAYRKLAKELHPDKNKNDPDASTKFQDLGAAYEVLSDADKRKTYDRCGEECLKKDGMMDHGGDPFASFFGDFGFNFGNGDPHQHDTPKGANIVMNMFVTLEELYSGNFVEIVRNKPVLKPAAGTRKCNCRQEMVTRNLGPGRFQMIQQTVCDECPNVKLVNEERTLEIEVEAGMIDGQETKFVAEGEPHMDGEPGDLIIKVLQMPHERFQRKGDDLYTNVTISLQDALVGFNMDIVHLDGHKVAVSREKITWPGARIRKKGEGMPNYENNNLHGNLYITFDVEFPKKDLDDTEKEDLKKILDQASINRAYNGL, encoded by the exons atgaGAATAATAGCCGTAGTTTTACTAATACAAATTGCTGTATGTCTACTGGATTCGGCTTTGGCCGGAagggatttttataaaattctaaatgtcCGCAAATCTGCCACaacaaatgaaataaagaaagccTACAGAAAACTAGCCAAGGAACTGCATCCGGACAAGAATAAAAATGATCCCGATGCTTCAACGAAATTCCAAGACTTGGGTGCCGCCTACGAAGTGCTGTCCGATGCGGACAAACGTAAGACCTATGACAGATGCGGTGAAGAGTGCTTGAAGAAGGATGGCATGATGGATCATGGCGGTGATCCGTTCGCCAGTTTCTTTGGtgattttggttttaatttcggcAATGGTGATCCCCATCAGCATGACACTCCCAAAGGAGCGAATATTGTCATGAATATGTTTGTCACATTGGAGGAATTATATTCGGGTAATTTTGTGGAGATTGTAAGAAATAAGCCAGTTTTGAAGCCTGCTGCCGGTACAAGAAAATGTAATTGTCGCCAAGAAATGGTAACACGAAATTTGGGTCCCGGTCGTTTCCAAATGATACAACAAACTGTCTGTGATGAATGTCCCAACGTTAAGTTGGTGAATGAGGAACGCACTTTGGAAATTGAGGTGGAAGCCGGTATGATTGATGGCCAAGAGACGAAGTTTGTGGCCGAAGGTGAACCCCATATGGATGGTGAACCGGGAGATTTAATTATTAAGGTTTTACAAATGCCCCATGAACGTTTCCAACGGAAGGGCGATGATTTGTATACCAATGTTACCATCAGTTTACAG gaTGCTTTGGTAGGCTTTAACATGGATATTGTACATTTAGATGGTCACAAAGTAGCAGTATCTAGAGAGAAAATTACATGGCCCGGAGCACGTATCCGTAAGAAGGGCGAGGGTATgccaaattatgaaaataacaaTCTACATGGCAATTTGTATATAACATTTGATGTTGAATTCCCTAAAAAAGACTTGGATGATACAGAGAAAGAAG atttaaagaaaatcttagATCAAGCCTCAATTAATCGTGCTTACAATGGTCTGTGA